Proteins co-encoded in one Pocillopora verrucosa isolate sample1 chromosome 1, ASM3666991v2, whole genome shotgun sequence genomic window:
- the LOC131785501 gene encoding enolase-phosphatase E1 isoform X1 — MNKNRREASSSSYARGMGNFVSRARSKSRVVIEDIDDDEIEEINTQEVAETVRNNRSSRPRTRRQKQEAELTTGSGSEENGDWDEEELRQVLIMSRIEADKQEERRKMCGSFEDVISDVQGEIKPLRSDGLKTNVKECSKRSPGSEEDQRERAESPDLFSTPLEEKENPARKKVPRNVDSDTDHPNSPPLPVTVRSNGADLSDDSGKESSSYQAASSSRQHKTKVRRKLKLRRTKRDESGFPNLTGTKSDNDLTLEEVRGNDQKSQRENSKSGDNNNTGEKRKLEQDDDDITDDEEAIVVLEKKDLPKRQKLSSVVHDSDSDELQDVNKKGCKRSPDGIDDPSPKRMASTTLTVRLSRRYKNVQCRPTSLKEAMKANLYFAPPGVSIPAYTRIIIRMFEKYRRQLHKAQSRVKKLIPWGSPVVAGSRQGDTLDALSAKTTASVGTKGSPFTRGSLRRETSPGIKNYSDNDASERRRTLKSSSTTVQQPTASSTSSKSTSTVTAPPFKIDSDSDGDGDLMQSYLDQHCTPTKSSLAKKTLKSSARSGKISDFVETREIRGASLKGKSLLTKLTSSEGGVHSNSLRNNDPKEARKKATNVDVRDSEMLFDGSVNLDLDSVEIQSVAMGSSPPKGEKEKEIVANSAKTKGEAKGESPASKIDVLPDGREVENDVCLMETELENEGDVLRPPRHRSISRPFMEDDSTDDENECVRPATSEEEGTKTATTRNRKQKENVEEHLVSPQSESEAMLSRSILEKMGKEVEDDELKPSQALCNPDVTSSKLDKEPEAVGEFENTGSSLTASSSFVKQTEDIFVEEDHLEVTESQRTREKRSEAAERAAVAAENRLKTKTRRGLLEACSSSSQDHFEVKQPSEITEDALLESTVECPLCFERFTSKEIEAHASDCQGPPPQAQFGLQTNREEPGFRSKPGPSFRSVPSEGANTVYRTLSGERGELKNLRVVLQRSPLARQKLLQKDTSTSDSASAKRNLDFETSCATSGIFDQHGSSRSFDRGSRKPSRDTKGASRAESESEETVYEKNERETSPSVLNWLETSRTSEDVIFPFCPFSAEKKKAAQTFLGEYIPLNMSKERQENESGSTEEPEYRQTSCGTEEVESDSDSSVSSGICDDSLMMQYGAQRISARCKESRKIREEGTDENDIALAILGGRSKKRPLSLSKSSKAKKSRRPRDSESEESDEYHVVCELCNEKIPKEMYSQHVDEELEAKKRTSIAQRKVGVVTLKDRSQGSSRDKDRRVVAKNRQIEKPSQTVATEDTDELEVDWDDVSNSPIKCFQFTENSNSVVDFENQFEHLKESKNNKRQSKYGQKEPSYGRSGFRGGNKSSGNRGNNRGSYNRGYGRGKKYKKYRGSRGRK, encoded by the exons atgaataaaaatcgtCGTGAAGCCAGCAGCTCATCATATGCAAGAGGCATGGGAAATTTCGTCAGTCGGGCTCGGTCGAAGAGCAGAGTCGTGATCGAGGATATCGATGACGATGAAATTGAGGAAATAAATACG CAAGAGGTGGCAGAAACTGTGAGGAATAACAGGTCATCAAGACCGAGGACAAGGAGGCAAAAACAAGAGGCTGAATTAA CAACAGGTAGTGGTAGTGAAGAGAATGGTGACTGGGATGAAGAGGAGTTACGA CAAGTTCTTATCATGAGTAGAATTGAGGCAGATAAGCAAgaggaaagaaggaaaatgtgtGGAAGTTTTGAAGATGTG ATTAGCGATGTTCAAGGGGAAATTAAGCCCCTGAGATCAGATGGACTGAAAACTAATGTGAAAGAATGTTCAAAAAGAAGCCCAG gTAGTGAAGAAGATCAAAGAGAGCGTGCTGAATCTCCAGACTTGTTCTCTACTCCtcttgaagaaaaagaaaacccagcCAGAAAGAAG GTGCCTAGGAATGTTGACAGTGACACAGACCATCCAAACAGCCCCCCTTTACCTGTCACTGTGAGGTCAAATGGTGCTGACCTAAGTGATGACAGTGGAAAAGAGTCAAGTTCCTATCAGGCTGCCTCTTCTTCCAG GCAGCACAAAACGAAGGTAAggagaaagttgaaattgagaAGAACTAAGAGAGACGAATCAGGCTTTCCAAACCTAACAGGAACAAAATCAGACAATGATTTGACTTTGGAAGAGGTTAGGGGTAATGATCAAAAATCTCAGAGGGAAAATTCCAAGAGTGGAGATAATAACAACACTGGAGAGAAGCGTAAACTTGAGCaagatgatgatgacataaCAGATGACGAGGAAGCAATTGTAGTATTGGAAAAGAAAGATCTTCCGAAACGGCAAAAACTGTCTTCAGTTGTGCACGATAGTGATTCAGATGAATTGCAAGATGTGAACAAGAAAGGTTGTAAAAGGTCACCTGATGGAATTGATGATCCTTCTCCAAAAAGAATGGCT TCTACAACTTTAACTGTTCGTCTATCTCGCCGATACAAGAATGTGCAGTGTAGACCCACCTCTCTAAAAGAAGCCATGAAGGCCAATTTGTACTTCGCTCCTCCTGGAGTGAGCATTCCAGCGTATACTCGAATCATCATCAGAATGTTTGAGAAGTATAGAAGGCAATTGCATAAGGCGCAGTCCAGGGTCAAAAAGCTCATTCCCTGGGGTTCCCCTGTCGTAGCTGGGAGCAGACAAGGGGACACGTTGGATGCACTGTCGGCAAAGACTACTGCCTCTGTTGGAACAAAAGGCTCCCCTTTTACCAGAGGATCGTTACGTAGAG aaACAAGCCCCGGAATTAAGAACTATTCAGACAATGATGCTTCTGAGCGGAGAAGAACTTTGAAAAGCTCAAGTACTACGGTTCAGCAACCCACTGCTTCCTCAACCAGCAGTAAATCAACGAGTACAGTTACCGCACCTCCGTTTAAAATAGACAGTGATAGTGACGGTGATGGTGACTTAATGCAGTCCTATTTGGATCAACATTGTACGCCAACTAAGAGCTCCTTGGCTAAGAAAACGCTGAAGAGCTCTGCAAGAAGTGGAAAAATTTCTGACTTTGTAGAGACTCGGGAAATAAGAGGAGCTAGCTTGAAAGGAAAATCATTATTGACAAAACTAACGTCAAGCGAAGGCGGAGTTCATTCTAATAGTTTGCGTAATAATGATCCAAAAGAGGCGCGTAAGAAAGCTACCAATGTAGACGTTCGCGATTCAGAAATGTTATTCGATGGCAGTGTTAACTTAGATTTAGACTCAGTTGAAATCCAGTCAGTTGCTATGGGTAGCTCACCTCCgaaaggtgaaaaagaaaaagaaattgtagcGAATTCAGCAAAGACTAAAGGCGAGGCTAAAGGTGAAAGTCCAGCAAGCAAAATAGACGTTTTACCAGATGGTAGGGAAGTTGAAAATGATGTCTGCTTGATGGAAACTGAACTAGAAAACGAGGGTGATGTTCTTCGGCCTCCAAGGCATAGGAGTATTTCGCGGCCTTTCATGGAGGATGACTCTACTGATGATGAAAACGAGTGTGTGAGACCGGCTACATCAGAGGAGGAAGGCACGAAGACAGCTACAACTAGAAACAGAAAGCAGAAAGAGAATGTAGAGGAACATCTTGTGTCTCCACAGAGCGAATCCGAAGCCATGCTTAGCAGGAGTATTCTGGAAAAGATGGGGAAGGAGGTGGAGGATGATGAACTGAAACCATCACAAGCGTTATGCAACCCTGATGTAACGTCCAGTAAACTGGACAAAGAACCTGAGGCTGTCGGTGAATTTGAAAATACTGGGAGTTCATTGACGGCTTCAAGTTCTTTTGTTAAGCAGACAGAAGATATATTTGTAGAGGAAGATCATCTTGAAGTGACTGAGAGTCAGCGTACGAGGGAGAAGCGTTCGGAGGCAGCTGAAAGAGCAGCAGTTGCTGCAGAGAACAGACTAAAGACGAAGACACGAAGAGGATTGCTTGAGGCGTGTTCGTCAAG CTCTCAAGACCACTTCGAAGTGAAGCAGCCAAGCGAAATAACAGAGGATGCACTATTGGAATCAACGGTAGAATGCCCGTTGTGTTTTGAGCGTTTTACTTCCAAAGAAATAGAAGCTCATGCATCAGACTGCCAGGGTCCACCCCCACAGGCGCAGTTTGGCTTACAAACGAACAGGGAGGAGCCTGGTTTTAGGAGCAAGCCTGGACCGAGTTTCAGAAG TGTTCCTTCCGAAGGTGCGAACACAGTTTACCGTACTTTAAGTGGCGAAAGAGGAGAGTTGAAAAACCTTAGAGTCGTGCTTCAGAGGTCTCCTTTGGCGAGACAGAAACTACTCCAGAAAGACACTTCAACGTCGGATTCTGCCTCTGCTAAGCGAAATCTTGACTTTGAAACCAGTTGTGCAACCTCTGGAATATTTGATCAACACGGTAGTTCTAGAAGCTTTGATCGAGGTTCGCGAAAACCCAGTAGGGACACCAAAGGAGCCTCAAGGGCTGAGTCAGAGAGTGAAGAGACAGTTTACGAGAAAAACGAGAGAGAAACCAGTCCTAGTGTCCTTAACTGGCTTGAAACATCAag GACTTCGGAAGATgtcattttccctttttgtcCATTCAGCGCGGAAAAGAAGAAAGCAGCACAGACATTCCTCGGTGAGTACATTCCCTTGAACATGAGcaaggaaagacaagaaaatgaaagtggcAGTACCGAAGAGCCCGAGTATCGACAAACCTCCTGTGGAACAGAAGAAGTGGAGTCGGACAGCGATTCATCAGTTAGTAGTGGTATATGTGATGACAGCCTCATGATGCAGTACGGAGCTCAGCGCATTTCTGCGCGTTGTAAAGAATCCAGGAAAATTCGAGAAGAAGGAACCGACGAAAATGATATCGCACTTGCCATACTTGGTGGTCGAAGCAAGAAACGCCCCCTATCTTTATCAAAAAGCTCTAAGGCCAAGAAGTCTCGGAGGCCAAGAGATTCTGAGAGCGAGGAGAGTGACGAGTATCACGTGGTCTGTGAGCTCTGTAACGAGAAGATTCCGAAAGAAATGTACTCGCAGCACGTGGATGAAGAACTGGAGGCTAAGAAAAGGACATCAATAGCGCAGCGTAAAGTAGGAG TAGTTACCCTGAAGGACAGGAGTCAGGGAAGCAGCAGAGACAAAGATAGAAG GGTTGTTGCAAAAAACAGACAGATTGAGAAACCCTCGCAAACTGTTGCAACAGAAGACACTGATGAACTCGAAGTGGACTGGGACGATGTCAGTAATTCACCAATCAAATGTTTCCAGTTTACGGAAAATTCGAACAGTGTCGTGGACTTCGAGAATCAATTTGAACACCTGAAAGAGAGCAAGAACAACAAAAGGCAATCAAAATACGGGCAGAAGGAGCCCAGTTACGGGAGGTCTGGTTTCCGTGGGGGAAATAAAAGTTCCGGTAACAGAGGGAATAACAGAGGATCGTATAACAGGGGTTATGGACGCGGGAAGAAGTATAAAAAGTACAGAGGATCGCGCGGAAGGAAGTAG
- the LOC131785501 gene encoding enolase-phosphatase E1 isoform X6, translating to MNKNRREASSSSYARGMGNFVSRARSKSRVVIEDIDDDEIEEINTQEVAETVRNNRSSRPRTRRQKQEAELTTGSGSEENGDWDEEELRQVLIMSRIEADKQEERRKMCGSFEDVISDVQGEIKPLRSDGLKTNVKECSKRSPGSEEDQRERAESPDLFSTPLEEKENPARKKVPRNVDSDTDHPNSPPLPVTVRSNGADLSDDSGKESSSYQAASSSRQHKTKVRRKLKLRRTKRDESGFPNLTGTKSDNDLTLEEVRGNDQKSQRENSKSGDNNNTGEKRKLEQDDDDITDDEEAIVVLEKKDLPKRQKLSSVVHDSDSDELQDVNKKGCKRSPDGIDDPSPKRMASTTLTVRLSRRYKNVQCRPTSLKEAMKANLYFAPPGVSIPAYTRIIIRMFEKYRRQLHKAQSRVKKLIPWGSPVVAGSRQGDTLDALSAKTTASVGTKGSPFTRGSLRRETSPGIKNYSDNDASERRRTLKSSSTTVQQPTASSTSSKSTSTVTAPPFKIDSDSDGDGDLMQSYLDQHCTPTKSSLAKKTLKSSARSGKISDFVETREIRGASLKGKSLLTKLTSSEGGVHSNSLRNNDPKEARKKATNVDVRDSEMLFDGSVNLDLDSVEIQSVAMGSSPPKGEKEKEIVANSAKTKGEAKGESPASKIDVLPDGREVENDVCLMETELENEGDVLRPPRHRSISRPFMEDDSTDDENECVRPATSEEEGTKTATTRNRKQKENVEEHLVSPQSESEAMLSRSILEKMGKEVEDDELKPSQALCNPDVTSSKLDKEPEAVGEFENTGSSLTASSSFVKQTEDIFVEEDHLEVTESQRTREKRSEAAERAAVAAENRLKTKTRRGLLEACSSSSQDHFEVKQPSEITEDALLESTVECPLCFERFTSKEIEAHASDCQGPPPQAQFGLQTNREEPGFRSKPGPSFRSVPSEGANTVYRTLSGERGELKNLRVVLQRSPLARQKLLQKDTSTSDSASAKRNLDFETSCATSGIFDQHGSSRSFDRGSRKPSRDTKGASRAESESEETVYEKNERETSPSVLNWLETSSAEKKKAAQTFLGEYIPLNMSKERQENESGSTEEPEYRQTSCGTEEVESDSDSSVSSGICDDSLMMQYGAQRISARCKESRKIREEGTDENDIALAILGGRSKKRPLSLSKSSKAKKSRRPRDSESEESDEYHVVCELCNEKIPKEMYSQHVDEELEAKKRTSIAQRKVGVVTLKDRSQGSSRDKDRRVVAKNRQIEKPSQTVATEDTDELEVDWDDVSNSPIKCFQFTENSNSVVDFENQFEHLKESKNNKRQSKYGQKEPSYGRSGFRGGNKSSGNRGNNRGSYNRGYGRGKKYKKYRGSRGRK from the exons atgaataaaaatcgtCGTGAAGCCAGCAGCTCATCATATGCAAGAGGCATGGGAAATTTCGTCAGTCGGGCTCGGTCGAAGAGCAGAGTCGTGATCGAGGATATCGATGACGATGAAATTGAGGAAATAAATACG CAAGAGGTGGCAGAAACTGTGAGGAATAACAGGTCATCAAGACCGAGGACAAGGAGGCAAAAACAAGAGGCTGAATTAA CAACAGGTAGTGGTAGTGAAGAGAATGGTGACTGGGATGAAGAGGAGTTACGA CAAGTTCTTATCATGAGTAGAATTGAGGCAGATAAGCAAgaggaaagaaggaaaatgtgtGGAAGTTTTGAAGATGTG ATTAGCGATGTTCAAGGGGAAATTAAGCCCCTGAGATCAGATGGACTGAAAACTAATGTGAAAGAATGTTCAAAAAGAAGCCCAG gTAGTGAAGAAGATCAAAGAGAGCGTGCTGAATCTCCAGACTTGTTCTCTACTCCtcttgaagaaaaagaaaacccagcCAGAAAGAAG GTGCCTAGGAATGTTGACAGTGACACAGACCATCCAAACAGCCCCCCTTTACCTGTCACTGTGAGGTCAAATGGTGCTGACCTAAGTGATGACAGTGGAAAAGAGTCAAGTTCCTATCAGGCTGCCTCTTCTTCCAG GCAGCACAAAACGAAGGTAAggagaaagttgaaattgagaAGAACTAAGAGAGACGAATCAGGCTTTCCAAACCTAACAGGAACAAAATCAGACAATGATTTGACTTTGGAAGAGGTTAGGGGTAATGATCAAAAATCTCAGAGGGAAAATTCCAAGAGTGGAGATAATAACAACACTGGAGAGAAGCGTAAACTTGAGCaagatgatgatgacataaCAGATGACGAGGAAGCAATTGTAGTATTGGAAAAGAAAGATCTTCCGAAACGGCAAAAACTGTCTTCAGTTGTGCACGATAGTGATTCAGATGAATTGCAAGATGTGAACAAGAAAGGTTGTAAAAGGTCACCTGATGGAATTGATGATCCTTCTCCAAAAAGAATGGCT TCTACAACTTTAACTGTTCGTCTATCTCGCCGATACAAGAATGTGCAGTGTAGACCCACCTCTCTAAAAGAAGCCATGAAGGCCAATTTGTACTTCGCTCCTCCTGGAGTGAGCATTCCAGCGTATACTCGAATCATCATCAGAATGTTTGAGAAGTATAGAAGGCAATTGCATAAGGCGCAGTCCAGGGTCAAAAAGCTCATTCCCTGGGGTTCCCCTGTCGTAGCTGGGAGCAGACAAGGGGACACGTTGGATGCACTGTCGGCAAAGACTACTGCCTCTGTTGGAACAAAAGGCTCCCCTTTTACCAGAGGATCGTTACGTAGAG aaACAAGCCCCGGAATTAAGAACTATTCAGACAATGATGCTTCTGAGCGGAGAAGAACTTTGAAAAGCTCAAGTACTACGGTTCAGCAACCCACTGCTTCCTCAACCAGCAGTAAATCAACGAGTACAGTTACCGCACCTCCGTTTAAAATAGACAGTGATAGTGACGGTGATGGTGACTTAATGCAGTCCTATTTGGATCAACATTGTACGCCAACTAAGAGCTCCTTGGCTAAGAAAACGCTGAAGAGCTCTGCAAGAAGTGGAAAAATTTCTGACTTTGTAGAGACTCGGGAAATAAGAGGAGCTAGCTTGAAAGGAAAATCATTATTGACAAAACTAACGTCAAGCGAAGGCGGAGTTCATTCTAATAGTTTGCGTAATAATGATCCAAAAGAGGCGCGTAAGAAAGCTACCAATGTAGACGTTCGCGATTCAGAAATGTTATTCGATGGCAGTGTTAACTTAGATTTAGACTCAGTTGAAATCCAGTCAGTTGCTATGGGTAGCTCACCTCCgaaaggtgaaaaagaaaaagaaattgtagcGAATTCAGCAAAGACTAAAGGCGAGGCTAAAGGTGAAAGTCCAGCAAGCAAAATAGACGTTTTACCAGATGGTAGGGAAGTTGAAAATGATGTCTGCTTGATGGAAACTGAACTAGAAAACGAGGGTGATGTTCTTCGGCCTCCAAGGCATAGGAGTATTTCGCGGCCTTTCATGGAGGATGACTCTACTGATGATGAAAACGAGTGTGTGAGACCGGCTACATCAGAGGAGGAAGGCACGAAGACAGCTACAACTAGAAACAGAAAGCAGAAAGAGAATGTAGAGGAACATCTTGTGTCTCCACAGAGCGAATCCGAAGCCATGCTTAGCAGGAGTATTCTGGAAAAGATGGGGAAGGAGGTGGAGGATGATGAACTGAAACCATCACAAGCGTTATGCAACCCTGATGTAACGTCCAGTAAACTGGACAAAGAACCTGAGGCTGTCGGTGAATTTGAAAATACTGGGAGTTCATTGACGGCTTCAAGTTCTTTTGTTAAGCAGACAGAAGATATATTTGTAGAGGAAGATCATCTTGAAGTGACTGAGAGTCAGCGTACGAGGGAGAAGCGTTCGGAGGCAGCTGAAAGAGCAGCAGTTGCTGCAGAGAACAGACTAAAGACGAAGACACGAAGAGGATTGCTTGAGGCGTGTTCGTCAAG CTCTCAAGACCACTTCGAAGTGAAGCAGCCAAGCGAAATAACAGAGGATGCACTATTGGAATCAACGGTAGAATGCCCGTTGTGTTTTGAGCGTTTTACTTCCAAAGAAATAGAAGCTCATGCATCAGACTGCCAGGGTCCACCCCCACAGGCGCAGTTTGGCTTACAAACGAACAGGGAGGAGCCTGGTTTTAGGAGCAAGCCTGGACCGAGTTTCAGAAG TGTTCCTTCCGAAGGTGCGAACACAGTTTACCGTACTTTAAGTGGCGAAAGAGGAGAGTTGAAAAACCTTAGAGTCGTGCTTCAGAGGTCTCCTTTGGCGAGACAGAAACTACTCCAGAAAGACACTTCAACGTCGGATTCTGCCTCTGCTAAGCGAAATCTTGACTTTGAAACCAGTTGTGCAACCTCTGGAATATTTGATCAACACGGTAGTTCTAGAAGCTTTGATCGAGGTTCGCGAAAACCCAGTAGGGACACCAAAGGAGCCTCAAGGGCTGAGTCAGAGAGTGAAGAGACAGTTTACGAGAAAAACGAGAGAGAAACCAGTCCTAGTGTCCTTAACTGGCTTGAAACATCAag CGCGGAAAAGAAGAAAGCAGCACAGACATTCCTCGGTGAGTACATTCCCTTGAACATGAGcaaggaaagacaagaaaatgaaagtggcAGTACCGAAGAGCCCGAGTATCGACAAACCTCCTGTGGAACAGAAGAAGTGGAGTCGGACAGCGATTCATCAGTTAGTAGTGGTATATGTGATGACAGCCTCATGATGCAGTACGGAGCTCAGCGCATTTCTGCGCGTTGTAAAGAATCCAGGAAAATTCGAGAAGAAGGAACCGACGAAAATGATATCGCACTTGCCATACTTGGTGGTCGAAGCAAGAAACGCCCCCTATCTTTATCAAAAAGCTCTAAGGCCAAGAAGTCTCGGAGGCCAAGAGATTCTGAGAGCGAGGAGAGTGACGAGTATCACGTGGTCTGTGAGCTCTGTAACGAGAAGATTCCGAAAGAAATGTACTCGCAGCACGTGGATGAAGAACTGGAGGCTAAGAAAAGGACATCAATAGCGCAGCGTAAAGTAGGAG TAGTTACCCTGAAGGACAGGAGTCAGGGAAGCAGCAGAGACAAAGATAGAAG GGTTGTTGCAAAAAACAGACAGATTGAGAAACCCTCGCAAACTGTTGCAACAGAAGACACTGATGAACTCGAAGTGGACTGGGACGATGTCAGTAATTCACCAATCAAATGTTTCCAGTTTACGGAAAATTCGAACAGTGTCGTGGACTTCGAGAATCAATTTGAACACCTGAAAGAGAGCAAGAACAACAAAAGGCAATCAAAATACGGGCAGAAGGAGCCCAGTTACGGGAGGTCTGGTTTCCGTGGGGGAAATAAAAGTTCCGGTAACAGAGGGAATAACAGAGGATCGTATAACAGGGGTTATGGACGCGGGAAGAAGTATAAAAAGTACAGAGGATCGCGCGGAAGGAAGTAG